The Gemella haemolysans ATCC 10379 genome contains the following window.
TATTAGTATACTACCAGGAGCGTTGTTTGCAACATTATCATGGACAATAGTCAGTAGATTATTTGGGTACTATATTGATCATTTTTCAAGTTATATAAAAACTTATGGAACAATCGGAGCCTTTATGGCATTCATACTTTGGCTATATATTACAGGATATATATTAATTATCGGTGCGGAAATTAATGCGATTTTCCATAATTATAAAGTAGAACATAGAGTATTTGAAGAAACTCATACGACAGAATAGAAGATAATATTGAAACTGAATTTAGCTTATAAGATCTTTACAATATTAAGTAGATCATATTTAAAAGCAAGCGCAAAAAATTGTGCTTGTTTTTTGTTTTGCAGAATTTTGTATTAAATTATTTTGATTTTCTTACAGTTCAGTTGAAATATAGGCAGAATTATATAAAAAGAAAGTGTTTTATAGTATAATTGTAGATACTTAATTAAGAAGATTGATTAAAGATTGAGAGGTCATACTATGGAAAAAGAAATTTATCTAGCAGGAGGATGTTTCTGGGGGGTTGAAGGTTACTTTGCACAACTTGATGGAGTAATTACTACAAAAGTTGGTTACAGCAATGGACAAACAGCAGAAACTACTTATCAACAAATTAAAACAACAGACCATGCTGAGGTTATTTATTTAAAATATGATAATTCAGTACTACCATTAAATGATGTATTACGTCACTATTTCAGAATTATTGATCCAGTAAGCATCAATAAACAAGGTGGAGATAGAGGACGTCAATATAGAACAGGAATTTACTATGTAGACGAAGAAACAAGAGAAGAAGTAGTTAACTTTATAGAAGAACTTCAAAAAAATTATACCAAGAAAATTGCTGTAGAAGTAGAAGCGGTAAATAACTATATCGACGCAGAAGAATATCATCAAAAATACCTTGAGAAGAACCCTACAGGATATTGCCATGTAGATTTAAGTTTAGCGAAAAAAAGCTTGTAATTTTCAAAATAAGTTTGAAATAATTACTAAAAAAAGGTAAAATATAAGTAAGTATAAATAAAAACAAGGAGTTAGAAAATGACAAACATTTTAATTTTCGGACACAAAAATCCAGATACTGATACAATTTGTTCAAGTATCGTTTATAACAATTTAAAAAGATTACAAGGAATGGATACTGAAGCTGTAAGACTTGGTGAAATTAACGATGAAACAAAATACGCTTTAGAATACTTTAACGTACGTTTACCACGTTTAGTAGAGGAAGTAGCAGAAGGACAACACGTTATCTTAGTTGACCACAATGAATTTCAACAATCAGCTAATGGAATCGAAAAAGCTGTTGTTCGTGAAGTAATCGATCACCACCGTATCGCAAACTTTGAAACAGCTGCACCATTATATTACCGTGCTGAGCCATTAGGATGTACAGCTACAATCTTAAAAAAAATCTATGAAGAGCAAAATGTTAACATCGACAAACAAATGGCAGGATTAATGTTATCAGCTATTATCTCTGATTCATTATTATTCAAATCTCCAACATGTACTTTACAAGATAAAGTTGCAGCTGAAGAATTAGCAAAAATTGCAGAAGTAGATGCACAAGAGTATGGTCTTGCTATGCTTAAAGCTGGTGCATCAACAACTGATAAAACAGCAGAAACTCTAATTTCTCTTGATGCTAAAGAATTCGTTTTAGGAGCAGATAAACTTGTAGTTGCACAAATTAACACAGTTGATGCTAACGAAGTAGCCGACAGAAAAGAAGAATTAGAAGCGGCAATCAAAGCAGAATTATCTTCAAAAGGATTAGCAGCATATGTATTTGTAATCACTAATATCTTAACTTCAGATTCAGAAGTACTAGTATTAGGTGAAAAACAAGATAAAGTTGCAGCGGCATTTGGAAAAACTCTAGAAAATGACTTTATGACACTTGAAGGTGTTGTATCACGTAAAAAACAAGTAGTTCCTCAAATTACTGAAGAGTTTTCAAAATAATTTTTAAAAAATAAACTTTAAAAAGAGACTAATCCAAAAGTTCTCAACTTTAAAAGTTTATATAAAAACGCATAGTCGTAGTGGTTTATTAATATCTAAATTTCTATTATAAAAACTTTTAGAGATCTAATAAACTATGCGGGGGTGACTCGACAAAATCGATTTCTCCGAAATCACGATTTTTGAGTCACTCCTTTTCTAATTTATATAAAATAGCAATCGAAAGGAAATATATGGATACATTTAAAGCAATATATTTGCCCTTTTTGAAGAAGATTATTGTAAACACGTTAGTTGTAATAGCATTTGCAGGTTTAACACAAGGAAAGCTAAAAATTGATCATCCAATATATGGTTTCCTTGGAGCTTTACTGATTACAATATTATTCACATTAGTTAGACCACTATTGATAGTTACTGTAATAATAACAATATTTAGTTTAGGACTATTTTCATTATTAGTAAGGACTATATTAGTTTATTCAGTTTCTTATATATTGGCACCACATTTTGAGATAGTATCGTTTTGGACAGCAATAGGTTTAGTAATTGCGATTAAAATTTTTAATTTTATATTTAAAACTGAACAAAGAACGATAATAATAAAAACATTTAAAAAGAAATAAAAAAGGAAAAAAATTATGCCAAAAATTACAACAAGAGAGCTTGCTGAAAAATTGAATCTAGAAGTAATAAGTGGTGAAAAAGGATTAGATAGAGAAATCACAACAGACGAGTTATCTCGTCCAGCATTACAACTTGCAGGGTATTTTTCTCACTATTCACCAGTTTGAATTCAAATTCTTGGGACAAGCGAATTATCATTCTTTAAATTAATTCCGGATGTTGAGAAAAAATCAAGAATGCGCATGTTATGTACGCGTGTAACTCCATGTATTATAATATCTAGAGAATTAGAAGTTCCAGAGGAATTAATAGATGCAGCTAATAAATACGATACACCAGTATTAAGATGTAGACAAGATACTACGAAATTGATGGGGAATATTTCCAATCACCTTAGAAGAGTATTTGCACCTACAACTTCAGTTCATGGAGTATTT
Protein-coding sequences here:
- a CDS encoding manganese-dependent inorganic pyrophosphatase, which encodes MTNILIFGHKNPDTDTICSSIVYNNLKRLQGMDTEAVRLGEINDETKYALEYFNVRLPRLVEEVAEGQHVILVDHNEFQQSANGIEKAVVREVIDHHRIANFETAAPLYYRAEPLGCTATILKKIYEEQNVNIDKQMAGLMLSAIISDSLLFKSPTCTLQDKVAAEELAKIAEVDAQEYGLAMLKAGASTTDKTAETLISLDAKEFVLGADKLVVAQINTVDANEVADRKEELEAAIKAELSSKGLAAYVFVITNILTSDSEVLVLGEKQDKVAAAFGKTLENDFMTLEGVVSRKKQVVPQITEEFSK
- the msrA gene encoding peptide-methionine (S)-S-oxide reductase MsrA, with protein sequence MEKEIYLAGGCFWGVEGYFAQLDGVITTKVGYSNGQTAETTYQQIKTTDHAEVIYLKYDNSVLPLNDVLRHYFRIIDPVSINKQGGDRGRQYRTGIYYVDEETREEVVNFIEELQKNYTKKIAVEVEAVNNYIDAEEYHQKYLEKNPTGYCHVDLSLAKKSL
- a CDS encoding phage holin family protein, with the translated sequence MKKIIVNTLVVIAFAGLTQGKLKIDHPIYGFLGALLITILFTLVRPLLIVTVIITIFSLGLFSLLVRTILVYSVSYILAPHFEIVSFWTAIGLVIAIKIFNFIFKTEQRTIIIKTFKKK